The proteins below are encoded in one region of Anoplopoma fimbria isolate UVic2021 breed Golden Eagle Sablefish chromosome 19, Afim_UVic_2022, whole genome shotgun sequence:
- the si:dkeyp-59c12.1 gene encoding ras-related and estrogen-regulated growth inhibitor-like protein, whose translation MDANIVVMGTESVGKSAITVRLLTRRFIGEYGDIESIYSHSFGREITLNIWDSPYSEDLTMETSLFEKKVQWADGYVLVYSICDRASFNSVSRLIQAIKSTKDYLSADKVPIVLVGNKRDLHHRRTVLSEEGRLLALNTDCHFYEVSAAENYHSVLMLFHGLVDRMKDAKLTSKRPLGFRGIVKTMSAVFARRRTDSF comes from the exons ATGGATGCCAATATTGTTGTAATGGGGACAGAAAGCGTGGGGaaatcag ccaTTACTGTGCGTCTCTTAACCCGGAGATTCATCGGAGAGTATGGTGATATTG AATCCATCTACAGTCACAGCTTTGGGAGGGAAATCACTCTCAATATTTGGGATTCGCCTTATTCTGAG GATTTGACTATGGAGACGTCACTCTTTGAGAAGAAGGTCCAGTGGGCAGACGGCTACGTTCTTGTCTACAGCATCTGTGACAGGGCCAGTTTCAACTCCGTCAGCAGGCTCATTCAGGCCATCAAGTCCACTAAAGACTACCTGAGCGCAGATAAAGTGCCCATAGTGCTTGTGGGTAACAAGAGGGACCTGCACCACAGGCGGACAGTGCTGAGCGAGGAGGGCCGGCTGCTGGCTCTCAACACGGATTGCCACTTCTACGAGGTGTCGGCGGCCGAGAACTACCACAGCGTGCTTATGCTGTTTCACGGACTGGTGGACAGGATGAAGGACGCCAAGCTGACCTCAAAGAGGCCTCTGGGGTTCAGGGGCATAGTGAAAACCATGTCTGCAGTGTTTGCCAGGAGACGGACAGACTCCTTTTAA